The nucleotide sequence AAGAAGCAAAATTAGATCAACCAAGGTCTAGAAAGGAGCATAGCGTATAGACAGACCACCATAATCCCTTATGAGCAGGATGGGCACTATCTATTCTTATAGTAACACTTAACAAGTGTATTCTACACCTCAATCAACATAACAAATAACTGGTAATATACTGTGTTTCAATACTCATTGCTGAACAACATATTGTTTACAGAAACGAAATTAAGAATTAAGAAATGCAGCCACAGAAATCAAGCATACCATGACTTATTTCAAGTCAGACTCAGATATTCTACATGATTGGAAAGAATTCACAACCAGCATCAACACAGGCTGGGGAATACCTAGACCTGAGGTCTGATAGGTGAATTGTTGTTCAGGGGTGGTGTACCTGGATAATCAGCATAGCGAACATCGCAAGTTCCATCAGCCAAGGAGTACTCATGCCATTCACCCAAGCACGGCCCAGCTGCATATAAGCAATCCCCTCGGATTCCTGGGTAATATGAACCAATACAGGCTGCAAATccgaagaaaccaagaaacagTGTTCGCTCGGCTAAGCTCGTGATTGAAACCCACTTCCCCACCTCAAACACCCACCGATAAACATGGTACAACATCATCTCCGTGTGATCCTGACTGATGAGCAACACAGCACCCCCGCACTCTCCGAGCGTGAACTGTCCTCCCGCCGGCTTGCTGTCGTCATCCACCTCCTCTCCTAGAAACGACAGTCCCAGCAAACTATCAGACAGCTCGACTGTGGCAAGACGGAGGCCATTTACCAGGGCGTAGAGGGTGGCATCGACGAAAAGCATATCGTCAACAACGTGGGGCGCGTCCGCGGTGGCCACGCGCCAGAGCGCGTCCCCAGGGTGGCAGTGCTGGACGTTGGGCCTGCCGGGCAGGAAGAGGACGGCGGCCAGGTCGTCGGAGACGATGACGCGGGTGAACGGCGCGGGGACCTTGGGGAGGCGGAGCTGCTCGccggagaagaggtgaaggagcAGGAGCCTCGGGGGGCAGTGGGAGgacgcggtggtggcggtgacgaGGTAGCCGTGCGCGTAGTGGAGGGTGCGGCGGGAGGGGGGCAGGTGATGGCCCCAGGGGAGGCGGAAGCGGTGGAGGCGGCGGAGCGAGAGGTGGAATAACGCCTCGGAGAAGGGAGGGGAAAAGGGCGACGAGGAGGAGCGGGGACTGGCAGGCGAGGGCCCCGCGGGACGGCGGGAGGACGGCGCGGTAGGCGCGGCAGGAGGCGCGCAGGGCGAAGAAGTCCTCGAGGGAGGTCAGGCGGGTGGTGATGTCGGGGATGAGGTCCAGTCCAGCGGAGGGGAAGGCGAGTGCAATATAGCGGCTTTTGGATTTGAGGAGGACGTCGGCGAGGCGCTGGGCGTGACGGCCGACGGTGAGTGCCGCCGCCGGCGCTTCTCCGTCGCCTGTTTCGGTCTTTCCCCCTTTTTTCCCCTTTCCGCAGTTCGTTTGAGAGAAAAAAAACCCGCCATGGTGGTCTTTTTCCCTTAACGCCATGGTGAAGACTAGTCAACGAACCGCGGGCAATCGACGGCCCATGGGTCGACAGCACTAGAACGGCCTCCACAGGCTAGTATTGGCCTATGGGCCTTGACCTTGCACTTACTATTTTGGGTGCCACTAATGGCCTTTTTATCTCACTGCAAGAATTTTAGTATGTTACTAATATTGGGCATAATCCTCCAAGAAATAGAAGCCACAAACATTCTGCCAGCCTACAAACTCCAGAAGGCCAGAATTATCTGAACTCTAAATATTTCACTAGCTGTCAGGTAACATATCCCTCGTTCATGTAATTTCGTTGCTCATAGCTTCGgccgttggttggtttctgagctaatAAACTCAACTGGTGCCGATTTGTTggaagaggaaaacactgttgactggctgataAACCCtgcctgaaaccaacaagcgaacaggctgaagctTAGCTGCTCTTGGGGCAAGTTTGAGTCCGGGTACTAATCCGATCAAGGATTGTACTCCAATTGTATTGATGTTCTGGTAGCCAATGATTTGGCATCAGATGAGTAATGGAGATCCTCTTCCATgttcaaaaaaataaataaatgttgTATAAAAATAAACCTGAATTTTAAATAAGAATCCTGTAACCTTTCATGTTTCAAGGTGTGATGTTACACCTGAATTCATACACACAGGTGTATTGGACATACAAACATTTACACACAATGTTGCAAGTGCCAGAggcaaacaaaacaaaaaatagggggggggggggggggggggggggggcgagatATCACTCTTCACTTTTCAGTGCCACTGGTTGGTTCCACCTCATGGATACATTGTGGAATTAACATATTGGGGGTTATGACTTGGCTTCAACAGCTGCTGTGTCGGAGCTGACAGTGACGCATGGGAACCAATATCTTCGCTTGGCGTCCCTATGCCCATCGTCGATCATAGCAAGCCCCTCCTGCTCAGTCAGGAAGAGTTGTTACACTTCCGCAAGGTTGAAATCAGATAATTTCCATAAGCCCATGTCGACAGGCATGCATGGATGCAATTATGTATCTATATGGATGACTCCAACAAATTGCAAAGATCGACTATGGGTGGATTCATCACCACGAAACATGTATTAACAATAACTGATATCTTTTTCCTTTAGCACAGAAAAGATCCATACAGGATGCTGTTGTCATAAGGAAACTCAGGAAGCAGTATTACCTTCAACAAAGTTTCAAGGGCATCAATTGCACGCCCAGTAGACCATGAGAATTCCCTTTCGACTTGTTCTACCGTGACATAGCCCTCAGCCTACAAAGCAATGATGTTATAAGCAGAGAGGAACCTAATAAGAAATTTAAAGCTTCAAACCTACTCTTGTTTACTAATATATACAGCTGCTATAGATGGGCCTTTGTCTGACAACATGATAAttggcattgcttctataatgtaCTCACATCAAATATTACAAGCACAAACCTGAGCTAGCCCAAGTATCCCACTGTGGTCTTTATTTAACTCGGTAGGAACTGAACGCACAAGCTTCCTCCTCCCAACAGAAATTACTTCAAAACCACTGCCAAGGACCTGTGAATCCACAAAGGATCAGATGAGATACATATCTTACTGAGTATATCAAATTCGTTTGTACTGAACTAACATCTGTTAATTAAAGTACAAACTCATAGAAACAATCTACATGCAATTCCAAAGTTCCAAGATAAATCATAAATGGATCATTGAAGCTTCATAGTCTTACTTTTAGCTTGCTTATAGCACGTAAACAGTCATCTTCAGATAATGATTCAAGGGTAGCCTTTCTCTTCTGACCAAGCAGTTTGCGGAGATCCAATAAATCAATCAGGCCACCATTATGCGATCTGGTTGCAATGCATATGTCAACTATCTGAACTCCTGCCACAATAGGCATCAATGGTAAGCATACCAGATTTTACTTCCATGACCAGAAGAACGCTCAAGAAAGCTTAAAGTGAGTATGCCAACCAAGTTCATAGTAGAAGTCACCAATCCCTAGAAGTTCTGCCCAGACTCCTTTATTAGATGCCAATGGATCTACTCCAACTTTTGCACACATCTCATGAAACTGCTGTCTAAATACTGGGTTTTTACGGATGTCACTCTGCAATAGCACAATATATGAACATGTAACATTACCAGAGAGAATCTGCGTGCACTTTGCCATTTGAACTTTGAGGTGACTTAATAAGGCCATGTCGGAGGATAATACTATTTCTTCAGGGATTGTTGACTGAATTGATATTATGTATAAGTTACTCCATGACTTATTAGAAAACTCTCACTTGAAATCTACGGGTTATCATATTTGATTGCTTCATTTTTCAGTTATCAGTTAAGTTTCTGTTAACACTTGATTGGTATTAGATCTAAGAGGGCCATGTTTAATACAATAGCAGTTGCTGCATCATCTACATATTTTCTAAAGTACAACCATTTCATTTCTAGTTAAGGAAGCAGATAAATAATGTTTTTTGAAGGAATAGTGGCAGGAGAGCTGCTCATTCATTTAGCAGATGAGTTTAAAACAGAGAGTTTACAAACCTCATGGATTCTCCCAATCCCAGGCAGGCCATGAGGTTTAGCGTTGATCTTACACTTATAATTACATAAAAGATGGGGTAATCCCAATCTGTATCATCATTCAAGAAGCCAACGGATAGTTTGCAATTTAGACAtataactccgcctatgttgtctcaacatagcaggtcccaagccctggtaaaggaggagggttgcgataggcgtggcgagccaacgttaaatctagccattctaatggagatgaaacccgaaagttgcttctgctgggtttcaactctagcctaccccaacttgtttgggacttaaaggctttgttgttgttgttgttgtataacaATTGTCATTAGGTTTTCTTTCTCCTTAGACATTAAACTAAATACAACAGAGTGAATCACCTTATGCTTGCGAGCAAATTCCTCGAGTTGTGACCGGAACGTCGCAAGCTGCTCCTTCATGACATCGGTCCTCACCTTGGCCACATTCTCCCCGACCAGCCGGAATTGGTCCTGAAAGTTCCCAGCAATactctcatctcatcttccaaaCAGGGGGGAAAAAGAGCACAGATCTCTTACTTAAAACAAGCATAAGAACTGCACATACGCGAGTAGCCGCCGCATTCTGCAAGCCAGCGATCCCAGGCCTCCTCCTCATACTTCCCAGTGGTGACCACGGAAGcaagcagtggcggatccagaaacGGGCTGCACCCCGGGCTAACTAATATACGGCTAAAAATCTTAATAGTCATAGACTATTAGATATAGCATAGTTTCAAAGAAGACAAGTAACGATATTGATTCAAAGAGCTCAAACAATACGTAGAACATTGGGGCTAGAAAACTGCCAAATGAAGAGccttagatgaaaaaaaaaacatatatgtcTTCATGATTTCGTACCACTTGTACCGACATCCTCAATACtacatatttttttaaaaaagcgtGTTCTTCAAAAAGCAAGATAACACTACTATGTATTGAAATGGACTAATACAAGTATAGAACACATACCTTTTTTATGAAGGCAAACCCTCACGTGGCAAATTCATCTTAGAGTTTCTTAAGCCTTCAAATGTTGCAACTGCAAAGTAAGATATGAAATGGATTTCCATTCTAGTGTTCTAACTTCTCTACCCTAAGATATGAAATGTTGCAATTGCAAAGTAAGATTTAATAATAGAAATCCATGCTACGGAGTTGCAGTGGAGTAGCGAGTACTAGTAGGGAGTATGGACCAGACTGGAGTTATGGATCTCACCTTAGTCACCTGTGAGCAGTGACCTGCCGCTACGGGACAGCCTGCCGGCTGCTGCAGAGTGGGggtgggggcggggggggggggggggggggggcgcggagCCGGGACGCGTGAGCTGGAAGCCGGACAGAAGGGCAGGAGGGCGCGGAGGCCGGAGGTGGAGCGATCGCCGTCGGCCGTCGCGGTCTCCTCTCAGTCTCCGCGTCGAGGCCGAGAGCGGAGAGCCGAGTCGGGGTTGCGCTTGCGGCCAGGGCTAGGATTGGAGGCTGCTGGGCTTTCCTCCCGTCGGGGTGGGCTATTGGGCTAGCTGGCCTTATTACAACGTTTTTAAGAAACTTATTCCCAGAGTTTTTGGGCCTCACCCTGGGCTGCAGCCCGGGGCCCAAATCCGCCCCTGGAAGCGAGGACGACGAGGTCGCCTAGACAACGTGGGGCCGTCAGGTAGGTTGAGGGAGGCCCAAGAGCCGCCAGAAACGGCCGGATGAGGCGCGGGGGAGAGCGGATCGCCTGGCGGTGCTCCTTCGAACGCGCAAAGGAGGAGGCGGCGCTGGATAGAACGGGAGGGAGGCGGGCGGGCACGAGCTGGGCACGCCGCACGTGTGGAGAAAGAGAGAAGTCAGAGACCCGCGGTCCGTGGGAGAAGGGGCTGGGCTGGGGGCCCGGCAGCCCGGGGGAGCCTCTTGAGTAGCGTGCCCACGTTCCAGAGGAGACACGAAAAAGAGCTATGCCACGGTAAGTTCCACGTCAGCAAGCGCACAACACGGCGCGCCAGCAAGCCGGAGCGGCAGTCTCTCGCACCGCAGCACGTGACAGGTGACACACAGTCACTCACACGGCCGCCGCCCGCCGGACTCGCCATTCGGCTTCGGCAGTCGCAGATCCCAAAATCAAACCAACCTCGCCACCTCGGCACCTCCGCCGACCGGCTTcgctcgccatggccgccaccgcctcctccctctcccgcCTCCTCGTCGCGCCCAAGGCCAGACCCAAAACTCACCCAAACCCCTCGCATCTCCACTCCCACCGCATCACGAACCCGCTTCCCTGCCGTGGGCGGCGCTCCTCCCTCGGGGTCTCCGCCGCGGCATCCGACCTCCTCTCTTCCGCGCCCTCCCTCAAGTCCCGCCTCGCCGCCGGGGACACCCTCTACGGTCTgttcctcctctccttctccccgaCCCTCGCCGAGCTCGCCGCCCTCGCCGGCTACGACTATGTCGTCGTTGACATGGAGCACGGGCCGGGCGGGATCCCCGAGGCGCTCGCCTGCCTCCGCGCGCTCGACGCCGCGCGCACCCCCGCCGTGCTGCGCCTACCGGAGGCCAGCGCCGTCTGGGCCAAGAAGGCGCTGGACCTCGGCCCCGCGGGCCTCATGCTCCCCGCCATCGAGTCCCCCGCGGCCGCCGCCGAGGCGGTCTCCCACTGCCGCTACCCGCCACGCGGGGTCCGCGGCGCCGCGCACCCCATCGTCCGCGCCTCCGCCTACGGCTTCGACGATTCCTACCTCTCCCGCTGCGAGGACGATACGCTCGTCATCTGCCAAGTCGAGACCGCCACCGGGATCGCGGAGATCGACGCCATTGCCGCCGTCGACGGCGTGGACGTCGTGCAGAtgggcccgctcgacctgtcggCTAGCATGGGATACCTGTGGGACCCCGGGAACAGGAAGGTCCGGGCGGCGCTGAGGGAGGCCGAGAGGAAGGTGCTGGAGgccaggaagaagaaggtggCAGCGGCCTCGGATGGCAATGCTGCTTACTTGGGCGGGTTTGCAATGCAGAATGACCCGCCGGAGCAGCTCAAGTTGAGGGGTTACCATATGGTGGCTGGCGCAGCGGATATTGCGATGTTCCGGAAGGCGGCATTGAATGATGTCAAGCGGTTCCAGGAGGCAGTGATGGAGATCGGCGAGGAGGGTGATGAGGAGGAGGGGAAGGATGAGAAGGAAAATGATGGGTACTGGAGTGAGTGAGTGAGCAGTGTAGAACAAAACTGAGCTGGGTCTTAGCGATCTTAAGGAGCCCAAGAATCTCTGGCTTTAGCTgtactcttgtttagttcatcatttgattttcagGTGAACAATCTGTTTGGGCATCATCCCTATTTGTAGGATGAAACTCGGAACTGGTGGCTACCAATAAAGTGCTTTTTTTTCCTCCCCCAGTTCTTTTTAACGTCTGGAGAAGTCTGGATCGTTTTGGCCAAACGTGTGAAATTATATCATGGGATGGGAAACACATAGGTAATTTTCCAGGTTGTTGGTGTGGTGGGGTCAGGTCAAGCTACACGCCCAGAATCCATATTGTCCATCTCAGCACTTGCTCAACCTCCACCACAGGTTCAGATATGCATCTACATCCAATCCAAAGCCAATGGGTCCTTTGGACATTTCTGCTTCTAAAAAGATCTCCTTCCAGTAACAGTATGCAGCCTTAGGAGAAGCTAAGCTGTCTTCTAATTCTCTCAAGTCCATAGTTTTTGCTCTTCCTCTCTCATGATCACGATGCTTGCAGCTAGTTCTGTAATGAACAGCAACCTTGCTTGCTCATCAAGGATATCATCCTGTTCAGACTTCACATCTGGCCATTCCTGGCGTCCCATAGAGGCTATGAAACTCCATCGGATGCGTGCTGTGAGCTCGATACGTATAAGTTGTGCTGCTACTAAACCTGCAAAGACTCCTGGTACTTTGATTATGCTCTCCAATTGTTTTGGTTGCTACGCAACTGTTAGTTTATTCTGATATCGTTGTTTGTTTTTCCTTACAGCTGAAGAAGAATGGAAAGTTAAGCGGCAACTGCTAGCGGAAAAGCGGGTAACTTGCATCACTCTACCATGTGTTTCCTTTGTAAATATCTTTGGAAGTTTTTTTATGAAATACTTAATCTTTAGTTCTACGATGAGGTGGGTTTGAACTATATGTGTGCAGGTTGAAAAAAAATATTCTATGTGATATAGGCCTTCTTTGTAATTTAGAGGAACATATCTTAGTTCTATTAATTCACTGTTGGCTTATGGTGAGCCTACCATGCTTTGCATATTTCATTTATAACAGAGGCTTTGCTGCTGTTTGTTTTGCAGGTACGCAGTGTTGATGTGAAGGAAGCACTGCGCCTTCAAAAGGAAAACAACTTTGTAATTCTTGATGTCAGGCCTGAAGCAGAGTTTAAAGAGGTCTATATTTTTATGCTGTTTATAGTTACTCTATATTTTTATGCCACAGTTTTAGGTCTCAGGTTTAGGTTAATAACATATCAATATGTATTTTGCCATTTCTTTGGTAAAAGTACCATTGTTAGGAATTTTTTGCAATAGAGATCACATGCTGGACAGTTCTAAACTTCTAATTGAATATATTTTCTGCCAACTTAACACTTCTTTTTTTGACAGAGGAAAACCCTGCTTTTATAGAAAGCAACCAGTCTTTacagcaaaagaaaagaaaagaaagagaccAAAGGAACCACTGGAAACACCAGCAACCAGGTTTGAACCAAAGACCGCCCAAACTGGAACATCACAGCCCTCACAGGAGCAAAGAGGCTTGCACAGGAAGAAACTAAAACACTAACTAGACCTCACTCCAGAGAACTCCAAAACACCTCAAAGAACTCCTTCAATCTCCATGTCAGCTGTGCGCTTCCAGAAAACCGTCAACCAGGACTTCATTCTTCCAAGCCTGTCATCCAAGAACCTAGCATCGCCCGCCTTCAAAAGGATACGCCATTTCTGAGTAAAAGAGAACATTTTATAGAAAACCTCATTAGAAGACCTTGAAACTTTTTATCTATCCCCATTTTATTTCTAATATTCCACAAACCCCAAAGGACTATCACGAAGATAAACAACTTGATATGGTAATCTCTCCCCCCAATAGGAATCGAATAATAAAAAACATCTTGCATGCTCTGTGGAGTTCTATCCCAACCTAGTGCTTCTTTAAAAGAGAACCAGATAGCTCGAGCAATGTGGCATTGAAAAAAGATATGACCATTTGTTTCAATTACCCCACATAAGCAACAACTTGACACTTCTTGCTGTATACTATCTGTTTGCTTCATGTCGTGGGTTTCATTACCCTACTCCAAGATTTATTTTTCTGTGGCAGTTGTATAACTTTTATGGATTTTTATCCATATGTAGGCTCATCCACCTGGTGCCATCAATGTACAAATATACAGATTAATCAAGGAATGGACAGCATGGGATATTGCAAGGCGTGCGGCATTTGCGTTTTTTGGCATATTTGCTGGAACAGAAGAGAATCCTGAGTTCATACAGAGTATGGTAGCAAACATTGTTGCTGCTGTTTGATTACTCATCAATGATACAGTAACCAGAAAAGCGCACGTTACCTTTGTGCAGGTGTTGATGCGAAGGTTGGGAAAAATGCGAAGATAATTGTGGCATGTTCTACAGGAGGGACACTGAAGCCAACGCAAAATTTCCCTGATGGGAAGCAATCTCGGTATGTTTATGTTCTGTAATTCACACTGCAAGCTTGACAATAGCATGCGTAGTCGATCATTCTCAGTATCTGTATATCCTTTCAATAAAAATGATGGTTCTCCTGGAGACAGGTGCACATATGTTTGGCAGTGGGGGAAAGACTGCCCCCATGGTATTTCTTGGAAGAAGAAACCTTTGCTTTCAACCGATCAGAAAACCTCTCAAACCCTGATAGTGCAGGCCCTATAGCATGGCACCGTAACCAAGGCTGGCGGCCACCACCCCTGGTAGGACCGCACCGCTCACACAGGCCGACCACCACCGTAACCATAAGGCAGTACCCTAGGTGCAGCCATAACCAATCGAGTTACTTAGACAATGAAATTAAGAAACTATTGGAGAATGCTCTTGATGGATGAATTTTTTTTCGAACAATACAAGAGAGTTGCGTATCATTTCATTAAGGGACAAAACAAAAAGTGCGCAAGGAAATGGGAGAGCTAAAGAAAGCCCCTCCCAAACACACCTTACACACTTGACTACAAACAGACGTGTCAACTAAGGTACACAACACGACCGCAACCTGTCCACCTTCGACCATCCTCAAGGGTTAGGCTAGCGACATAATGAGGAGCTCATGGAGGGTAGAGGCACCAGGCCTCCAGCAAAACACCACAAGCTGCTTTCATTAGCCACTGTGAAGAGAGCCTGAATGTTTAGCCTGGCCCCTTCAAGACAAGGGCATTCCTATGTTCTAAATCTCCCAGGAAACAATGGCAAGTCTGGTGCCAACAACCACGGTAATTCCA is from Miscanthus floridulus cultivar M001 unplaced genomic scaffold, ASM1932011v1 fs_40_1_2, whole genome shotgun sequence and encodes:
- the LOC136531657 gene encoding vacuolar protein sorting-associated protein 22 homolog 1-like, translated to MRRRPGIAGLQNAAATRDQFRLVGENVAKVRTDVMKEQLATFRSQLEEFARKHKSDIRKNPVFRQQFHEMCAKVGVDPLASNKGVWAELLGIGDFYYELGVQIVDICIATRSHNGGLIDLLDLRKLLGQKRKATLESLSEDDCLRAISKLKVLGSGFEVISVGRRKLVRSVPTELNKDHSGILGLAQAEGYVTVEQVEREFSWSTGRAIDALETLLKEGLAMIDDGHRDAKRRYWFPCVTVSSDTAAVEAKS
- the LOC136531656 gene encoding uncharacterized protein; protein product: MAATASSLSRLLVAPKARPKTHPNPSHLHSHRITNPLPCRGRRSSLGVSAAASDLLSSAPSLKSRLAAGDTLYGLFLLSFSPTLAELAALAGYDYVVVDMEHGPGGIPEALACLRALDAARTPAVLRLPEASAVWAKKALDLGPAGLMLPAIESPAAAAEAVSHCRYPPRGVRGAAHPIVRASAYGFDDSYLSRCEDDTLVICQVETATGIAEIDAIAAVDGVDVVQMGPLDLSASMGYLWDPGNRKVRAALREAERKVLEARKKKVAAASDGNAAYLGGFAMQNDPPEQLKLRGYHMVAGAADIAMFRKAALNDVKRFQEAVMEIGEEGDEEEGKDEKENDGYWSE
- the LOC136531658 gene encoding rhodanese-like domain-containing protein 14, chloroplastic, translated to MITMLAASSVMNSNLACSSRISSCSDFTSGHSWRPIEAMKLHRMRAVSSIRISCAATKPAKTPAEEEWKVKRQLLAEKRVRSVDVKEALRLQKENNFVILDVRPEAEFKEAHPPGAINVQIYRLIKEWTAWDIARRAAFAFFGIFAGTEENPEFIQSVDAKVGKNAKIIVACSTGGTLKPTQNFPDGKQSRSLIAAYLLVLNGYSNVYHLEGGLSAWFKEGLPAVEGEE